One window of the Populus nigra chromosome 4, ddPopNigr1.1, whole genome shotgun sequence genome contains the following:
- the LOC133691358 gene encoding protein PEP-RELATED DEVELOPMENT ARRESTED 1, chloroplastic isoform X2 has translation MLQSSVSSILSSSLPRTPLSSHKLLIFPSLSLRQYRQRRRQRQLLVLCASSYEVGGGYSDMESSIQEENKSRRTQQEWDEKPDPFQHEVIIKGGEQVISVLQEMITLLEDLNMDDASEKVAVELVAHGVIGKRVDEMEAGFMMALDYMIELAEKDQDGMRKSLLEVIKETVLSHLTKKCPPHVQVIGLLCRTPQKESRHELLRRVAAGGGVFEGGKGTKVHIPGANLNDIANQADDILETMETRPVVPDRKLLARLVLIREEARNMMGGGILDERNDRGFKTLPESEGSVTGRKPLPVRPGMFLETVTKVLGGVYSGNISGITAQHLEWVHQKTLQVLQEIAF, from the exons ATGTTGCAGAGCAGCGTCTCCAGcattctctcttcctctctgcCACGCACTCCTCTCTCTTCTCATAAACTCCTCATCTTCCCTTCACTTTCACTCAGACAGTACCGGCAGCGGCGGCGGCAGCGGCAGTTGCTGGTGTTGTGTGCCAGCAGTTATGAGGTGGGTGGGGGTTATTCAGACATGGAATCAAGCatacaagaagaaaacaaaagtagaAGAACCCAACAAGAATGGGACGAGAAACCAGACCCTTTTCAACATGAAGTTATTATTAAAGGTGGTGAACAGGTCATCTCTGTGCTCCAAGAGATGATCACCCTC TTGGAAGACCTGAACATGGATGACGCTTCTGAGAAGGTGGCTGTCGAGTTGGTTGCGCATGGAGTGATAGGGAAAAGAGTTGATGAGATGGAAGCGGGGTTTATGATGGCCCTAGATTATATGATTGAACTTGCAGAAAAGGACCAAGATGGAATG CGCAAGTCACTGTTGGAAGTCATCAAGGAAACCGTATTGTCCCATCTTACAAAAAAATGCCCCCCACAT GTTCAAGTGATTGGCTTGCTTTGTAGAACTCCACAGAAAGAAAGCAGACATGAATTATTACGTAGAGTTGCTGCTGGCGGTGGTGTCTTTGAAGGTGGTAAAGGCACCAAAGTTCATATTCCTGGGGCGAACCTGAATGATATAGCTAATCAGGCTGATGATATACTTGAG ACAATGGAAACCCGACCAGTTGTCCCAGATCGAAAACTACTTGCAAGGCTAGTTTTAATCAGAGAGGAAGCCAGGAACATGATGGGAGGTGGGATACTTGATGAGAGAAATGACCGTGGTTTTAAGACGCTTCCTGAATCCGAG GGAAGCGTTACAGGACGAAAACCACTTCCTGTGCGACCTGGCATGTTTCTTGAGACTGTCACCAAG GTCTTAGGCGGTGTATATTCAGGAAATATCTCTGGCATTACTGCACAACATCTAGAATGG GTTCACCAAAAGACACTTCAAGTTCTCCAGGAAATAGCATTCTAG
- the LOC133691358 gene encoding protein PEP-RELATED DEVELOPMENT ARRESTED 1, chloroplastic isoform X1, translating to MLQSSVSSILSSSLPRTPLSSHKLLIFPSLSLRQYRQRRRQRQLLVLCASSYEVGGGYSDMESSIQEENKSRRTQQEWDEKPDPFQHEVIIKGGEQVISVLQEMITLLEDLNMDDASEKVAVELVAHGVIGKRVDEMEAGFMMALDYMIELAEKDQDGMRKSLLEVIKETVLSHLTKKCPPHVQVIGLLCRTPQKESRHELLRRVAAGGGVFEGGKGTKVHIPGANLNDIANQADDILETMETRPVVPDRKLLARLVLIREEARNMMGGGILDERNDRGFKTLPESEVNFIAKLVALKPGKTVQEMIKNVMLGKDEGAEDAASEEEKINSERISSGIAGRGSVTGRKPLPVRPGMFLETVTKVLGGVYSGNISGITAQHLEWVHQKTLQVLQEIAF from the exons ATGTTGCAGAGCAGCGTCTCCAGcattctctcttcctctctgcCACGCACTCCTCTCTCTTCTCATAAACTCCTCATCTTCCCTTCACTTTCACTCAGACAGTACCGGCAGCGGCGGCGGCAGCGGCAGTTGCTGGTGTTGTGTGCCAGCAGTTATGAGGTGGGTGGGGGTTATTCAGACATGGAATCAAGCatacaagaagaaaacaaaagtagaAGAACCCAACAAGAATGGGACGAGAAACCAGACCCTTTTCAACATGAAGTTATTATTAAAGGTGGTGAACAGGTCATCTCTGTGCTCCAAGAGATGATCACCCTC TTGGAAGACCTGAACATGGATGACGCTTCTGAGAAGGTGGCTGTCGAGTTGGTTGCGCATGGAGTGATAGGGAAAAGAGTTGATGAGATGGAAGCGGGGTTTATGATGGCCCTAGATTATATGATTGAACTTGCAGAAAAGGACCAAGATGGAATG CGCAAGTCACTGTTGGAAGTCATCAAGGAAACCGTATTGTCCCATCTTACAAAAAAATGCCCCCCACAT GTTCAAGTGATTGGCTTGCTTTGTAGAACTCCACAGAAAGAAAGCAGACATGAATTATTACGTAGAGTTGCTGCTGGCGGTGGTGTCTTTGAAGGTGGTAAAGGCACCAAAGTTCATATTCCTGGGGCGAACCTGAATGATATAGCTAATCAGGCTGATGATATACTTGAG ACAATGGAAACCCGACCAGTTGTCCCAGATCGAAAACTACTTGCAAGGCTAGTTTTAATCAGAGAGGAAGCCAGGAACATGATGGGAGGTGGGATACTTGATGAGAGAAATGACCGTGGTTTTAAGACGCTTCCTGAATCCGAG GTGAATTTCATAGCCAAACTGGTAGCTTTGAAACCAGGGAAAACTGTCCaggaaatgattaaaaatgTGATGTTAGGGAAAGATGAAGGTGCAGAAGATGCTGCCAGTGAGGAAGAGAAGATTAACAGTGAAAGGATTTCGAGTGGAATTGCTGGAAGG GGAAGCGTTACAGGACGAAAACCACTTCCTGTGCGACCTGGCATGTTTCTTGAGACTGTCACCAAG GTCTTAGGCGGTGTATATTCAGGAAATATCTCTGGCATTACTGCACAACATCTAGAATGG GTTCACCAAAAGACACTTCAAGTTCTCCAGGAAATAGCATTCTAG
- the LOC133692892 gene encoding fimbrin-2: MSGYVGILVSDPWLQNQFTQVELRSLKTHFMSMRRESGKLTLRDLASRMSRLKVVGENLTEEDRAACIQDLYQNLDEEVDFEFFLKVYLKLHAHASARTGSVAKNSSAFLKAATTTLLHTISESEKASYVAHINNYLGEDDFLKKYLPIDPSTNDLFEIAKDGVLLCKLINVAVAGTIDERAINTKRILNPWERNENHTLCLNSAKAIGCTVVNIGTQDFIEGRRHLVLGMISQIIKIQLLADLNLKKTPQLLELVDDSKDVEELMSLPPEKILLRWMNFLLKKAAYKKIVTNFSSDVKDAEAYAHLLNVLAPEYSNPSTLTVKDPLTRAKLVLEHADRMGCKRYLTAKDIVEGSPNLNLAFVAHIFQHRNGLSTQTKQISFLETLPDDTQISREERAFRFWMNSLGNSTYIDNVFEDLRNGWLLLETLDKVSPGIVNWKVANKPPIKLPFRKVENCNQVVKIGKQLKFSLVNIAGNDIVQGNKKLILAYLWQLMRYNILQLLKNLRFHSHGKEITDADILQWANTKVSNSGTQSRMKSFKDKSLSDGIFFLELLSAVQPRAVNWSLVTKGVTDDEKKMNATYIISIARKLGCSIFLLPEDLTEVNQKMILTLTASIMYWYLKQPVDQDKSSGTSDSETISNSTLDDSASESSIEENGNL, translated from the exons ATGTCAGGTTACGTCGGCATTCTTGTGTCAGATCCATGGCTGCAAAACCAGTTCACCCAAGTCGAGCTTCGCAGCTTAAAAACACAT tttatGAGCATGAGGAGGGAAAGTGGGAAGCTGACACTAAGGGACTTGGCTTCGAGGATGTCGAGGTTGAAAGTAGTTGGAGAGAATCTGACAGAGGAAGACAGAGCTGCTTGTATTCAAGATTTGTATCAGAATCTCGACGAAGAGGTTGACTTTGAGTTCTTTCTCAAG GTATATTTGAAACTGCATGCGCATGCAAGTGCAAGAACAGGAAGTGTTGCAAAGAACTCTTCAGCATTCCTTAAAGCAGCCACCACTACGTTGCTTCACACCATCAGTGAATCGGAAAAGGCATCCTATGTTGCACATATAAATAACTATCTTGGAGAAGATGATTTCTTGAAGAAATACCTCCCTATCGATCCTTCAACTAATGATCTCTTCGAGATTGCGAAAGATGGAGTGCTTCTTTG TAAGCTTATCAATGTAGCAGTTGCTGGTACAATTGATGAAAGAGCTATCAATACTAAGAGGATACTCAATCCATGGGAAAGGAATGAAAACCATACACTCTGCCTCAATTCTGCAAAGGCAATTGGGTGTACTGTGGTGAATATAGGCACCCAAGACTTTATTGAAGGAAGG CGCCATCTCGTGCTTGGGATGATTTCTCAAATCATTAAA ataCAACTCTTGGCAGACCTAAACTTGAAGAAAACACCTCAGTTGCTGGAATTAGTTGATGACAGTAAG GATGTAGAAGAGTTGATGAGTCTACCACCAGAGAAGATCTTACTCAGGTGGATGAACTTCCTGCTGAAAAAAGCAGCGTACAAGAAAATAGTCACAAATTTCTCTTCAGATGTGAAG GATGCAGAGGCTTATGCTCACCTTCTTAACGTTCTTGCACCTGAATACAGTAATCCATCTACATTGACAGTAAAGGATCCATTGACAAGGGCAAAGTTAGTTCTTGAACATGCAGACAGGATGGGTTGCAAGAGATACTTAACTGCAAAGGACATTGTTGAAGGTTCCCCAAATCTTAACCTTGCCTTTGTTGCTCATATTTTCCAACACAG GAATGGGCTGTCAACACAGACAAAACAGATATCTTTTCTAGAAACTTTACCAGACGACACTCAAATCTCTAGAGAAGAAAGAGCATTTCGCTTTTGGATGAATAGTCTTGGGAATTCAACCTACATTGACAATGTGTTTGAAGATCTCAGAAATGG GTGGCTACTTCTAGAGACCCTTGACAAGGTTTCACCAGGGATTGTTAATTGGAAAGTTGCAAATAAACCTCCTATCAAATTGCCTTTCAGAAAAGTAGAAAATTGTAATCAAGTTGTAAAAATAGGAAAACAGTTAAAATTTTCCCTGGTTAACATTGCTGGAAATGACATTGTGCAAGGAAATAAGAAGTTAATATTGG CTTATCTGTGGCAGCTGATGAGATACAACATTCTCCAACTTCTAAAGAACTTGAGATTCCATTCCCATGGAAAGGAAATTACAGATGCAGATATTTTACAATGGGCCAACACGAAAGTCAGCAACTCAGGAACCCAAAGTCGCATGAAAAGTTTTAAG GATAAAAGTCTGTCAGATGGCATCTTCTTCCTTGAGTTGCTGAGCGCTGTTCAGCCTAGAGCAGTAAATTGGAGTCTGGTAACGAAAGGAGTAACTG ATGACGAGAAAAAGATGAATGCCACCTACATCATCAGTATTGCAAGGAAGCTAGGATGTTCTATATTTTTGCTTCCCGAAGACCTAACTGAG GTAAATCAGAAGATGATTCTTACGTTGACAGCAAGCATTATGTATTGGTATTTGAAACAACCTGTTGATCAAGATAAATCATCTGGAACTTCTGATAGTGAGACCATCTCAAATTCAACGTTGGATGATTCTGCCTCTGAATCATCAATAGAAGAGAATGGGAACCTATGA
- the LOC133690489 gene encoding putative kinase-like protein TMKL1: MAVLKLYSIYIFYTLISINFSASPTQSLLLSASTDVELLLGKIKASLQGNTENLLLSSWNSSVPLCQWRGLKWVFSNGSPLSCIDLSAPQWTNLSLYKDPSLHLLSLQLPSANLTGSLPRELGGFSMLQSLYLNINSLGGTIPLELGYSSSLSDIDLSDNVFSGALAPSVWNLCDRLVSLRLHGNSLTGSLPEPALPNTTCNNLQFLDLGSNKFSGSFPEFVTRFQGINELDLSGNMFSGPIPETLTGLKLEKLNLSHNNFSGVLPFFGESKFGVEVFEGNDPSLCGLPLRSCSGSSRLSPGAIAGIVIGLMTGVVVLASLLIGYMQNKRRKGMGDSDDDMEEESGDDGVGGVGGVGGEGKLILFQGGEHLTLEDVLNATGQVMEKTSYGTVYKAKLADGGTIALRLMREGSCKDRSSCLPVIKQLGKIRHDSLLPLRAFYQGKRGEKLLIYDYLPNRTLHDLLHEAKAGKPVLNWARRHKIALAIARGLAYLHTGLETPITHGNVRSKNVLVDEFFVARLTEFGLDKLMIPTVADEIVALAKTDGYKAPELQRMKKCNSRTDVYAFGILLLEILIGKKPGKNGRSNDFADLPSMVKVAVLEETTMEVFDLEVLKGVRSPMEEGLVQALKLAMGCCAPVASVRPTMDEVVKQLEENRPRNRSALYSPNETRSEIGTPF; this comes from the exons ATGGCGGTTTTGAAACTTTACTCTATCTACATTTTCTACACCCTAATCAGCATAAACTTCTCTGCTTCCCCCACTCAGTCTTTGTTACTTTCTGCTTCAACAGATGTTGAGCTTCTGCTTGGAAAGATCAAAGCTTCACTGCAAGGTAACACTGAAAACCTCTTGCTCTCTTCATGGAACTCCTCTGTGCCTTTATGCCAATGGAGAGGCCTCAAATGGGTCTTCTCTAATGGCTCTCCTCTCTCTTGTATTGACCTTTCAGCACCACAATGGACTAACCTTTCACTCTATAAAGACCCCTCTTTGCACCTTTTATCTCTGCAACTACCATCTGCTAATCTCACTGGTTCACTTCCTAGAGAGCTCGGTGGCTTCTCTATGCTTCAAAGTTTGTATCTTAACATTAATTCACTGGGTGGAACCATCCCTCTTGAGCTTGGTTACAGCTCTTCACTCTCAGATATTGATTTGAGTGACAATGTGTTTAGTGGGGCTTTAGCTCCATCGGTGTGGAACTTGTGTGATAGATTAGTTTCACTCAGGCTTCATGGTAATTCACTTACCGGGTCTCTTCCTGAACCAGCATTGCCAAACACAACTTGCAATAATCTGCAGTTTCTTGATTTGGGTAGCAACAAGTTTTCAGGGAGTTTCCCTGAATTTGTTACTCGCTTTCAAGGTATAAACGAGCTTGATCTTTCCGGTAACATGTTTTCGGGTCCAATTCCTGAGACTTTAACTGGtttaaaacttgaaaagttGAATCTTTCACACAATAATTTCAGTGGAGTACTGCCTTTTTTTGGTGAATCGAAGTTTGGTGTGGAGGTTTTTGAAGGGAATGATCCCAGTCTTTGTGGGCTACCTTTAAGAAGTTGCAGTGGAAGTTCTAGATTGAGCCCGGGTGCAATTGCTGGCATTGTGATTGGATTAATGACTGGAGTTGTAGTTTTGGCCTCACTGTTAATTGGTTATATGCAAAACAAAAGGAGGAAGGGGATGGGAGATAGCGACGATGACATGGAGGAGGAAAGCGGAGATGATGGAGTTGGTGGTGTTGGTGGCGTAGGTGGGGAAGGGAAACTAATTTTGTTTCAAGGCGGTGAGCATTTGACTTTGGAGGATGTGTTGAATGCGACAGGACAAGTTATGGAGAAAACAAGTTATGGGACTGTTTATAAGGCCAAGCTTGCTGATGGGGGGACAATTGCTTTGAGGTTGATGAGGGAAGGCAGTTGCAAGGATAGAAGTTCGTGTCTTCCAGTGATAAAGCAATTGGGGAAGATTCGGCATGACAGTTTACTTCCTCTGAGAGCTTTCTATCAGGGGAAGAGAGGGGAGAAGCTACTCATCTATGACTATCTTCCAAATAGAACCCTACACGACCTCTTACATG AGGCCAAAGCAGGAAAACCAGTGCTGAACTGGGCTAGAAGGCACAAGATTGCATTGGCTATAGCTAGAGGACTAGCATACCTTCATACAGGTCTTGAGACACCAATTACCCATGGGAATGTCAGGTCAAAAAATGTGCTTGTGGATGAATTTTTTGTTGCTAGGCTTACCGAGTTTGGACTTGACAAGCTAATGATCCCAACAGTAGCTGATGAAATCGTGGCACTTGCGAAAACTGATGGCTACAAGGCACCGGAGCTTCAAAGGATGAAGAAATGCAATTCTAGGACAGACGTTTATGCATTTGGAATCCTTTTGCTGGAGATTTTGATAGGCAAGAAACCTGGAAAAAATGGAAGAAGCAATGATTTCGCAGACCTGCCTTCGATGGTGAAAGTCGCAGTCTTAGAGGAAACAACAATGGAGGTTTTTGATTTGGAGGTTTTAAAGGGGGTAAGGAGTCCAATGGAAGAAGGGTTAGTTCAGGCACTGAAACTTGCAATGGGATGCTGCGCACCGGTGGCTTCGGTCCGACCAACCATGGATGAAGTTGTGAAGCAGTTGGAAGAGAATAGACCAAGAAACAGGTCTGCTTTGTACAGCCCTAATGAAACAAGGAGTGAAATTGGTACTCCCTTCTAA
- the LOC133690975 gene encoding uncharacterized protein LOC133690975 has protein sequence MAAPSLILFHTNNLSYPFPLSSPKRYKNQTLNENSFLNLKKQSQLPNLRVKNPRTKNPRSAPVVVFAAQSNFLKVVQTVWKVGKDGIETGTNLVPNSVPRPIARVAVTFVVLAVSLFLLKSFLSTVFFALATMGLVYFTFIALNKDQGPKGGGGTTLEDPEEEARRIMEKYK, from the exons ATGGCTGCCCCTTCACTTATTCTTTTTCATACTAATAATCTAAGTTATCCCTTTCCACTTTCCTCTCCAAAAcgttataaaaaccaaaccctaAATGAAAACTCCTTTTTAAACCTCAAGAAGCAATCTCAACTTCCAAACTTGCGAGTCAAGAATCCCAGAACCAAGAATCCTCGCTCAGCTCCTGTTGTGGTCTTCGCTGCACAGTCTAATTTCTTAAAAG TTGTTCAGACAGTATGGAAGGTTGGGAAGGATGGTATCGAGACAGGGACCAATCTTGTGCCT aaCTCTGTACCGAGACCGATAGCAAGGGTTGCGGTGACAtttgttgtattggcagtttCGCTGTTTTTGCTAAAATCATTCCTGTCAACAGTTTTCTTTGCGCTG GCTACGATGGGACTCGTATACTTCACATTCATTGCCTTGAACAAGGACCAAGGGCCAAAAGGAGGTGGTGGTACCACTTTAGAGGACCCTGAAGAAGAAGCAAGAAGAATAATGGAAAAGTACAAGTGA